The segment CCTGTTCAACCGTGTGGTCATCCAGAGCCTGCGTGGCGTATTGGATGCCTTCCCCCGCTATTTCGGCAAGCAGGCCCATCAGACCCTGTTCAGTCGGCTGGACGCCATGGGAGAGGAAGGCGACGAAATCGATGAGATCCAGCGTTCTGTGGAAGAACTGGCCAGCAACCTGTCCACGGCTCGCAGCGAACTGGAAAAATACGCCAAGAACCTGGAAGGCATGGTCGAAGAGCGGACCAAGGAGCTTTCCCTGGAAGCCATGGAACGGCGCAGTGACGTTCTGTTGTTCGTGGGCCTGCTGGATGGGCTGAACCAATCCCAGACGCGACGCGAACTCATCGAAACAGCCCTGCCCAAGATCGGGGAACGCTACCGCGCCCGGGAAGCAGCATTTGTCTGTACCCTGGCCTCCCAGAATTCCTATTCATGGCCCGTGAAGAACATCCGGCCTCAGCTGCCCGAGGACTGGCCGTCCATCCTGGCCGAATCCCGCCCTGTATTCACCTACGACACGGCGCTGATTCCCGTGCAGCCCAACGACACGGCCTTGGAAGGCTACCTTATCCTGCGCTGGGACGAAGACACCGGCGAAGAACCCGGACAGATGCGCGATGTGCTCATCGCCCTGGGAAGACAGCTGGGCATTGCCATGGAAAACATCAACGCTCTGGACAACCTGTTGCGTCAAAACGATGTCCTGGCCTCCATTTTCGAGGGCATCGCCGACCCGCTGCTGCTCATGGACGGCGCCTGCAACATCATCATTGCCAACCAGGCCGCACGCGCCCTGGCTCAATACGAGAACATCCCGGCCAAGGACGTGGACATCCTGCTGGCCCGGATGCTCGGGATCGATCCGGCAAAGGGCAAGGCCTGCCCCCTGCGTCAGGTTCTGGAAGACGGCACGCCCAAGTCTTACGAAACCGAGCTGCTCGCAGGGCGAAGCTTCGCCCTGAACATCTACCCCGTTCCCGGCTCCAAAGACCGTGGAGGCCGGGCGGTTATCTACGTCCGTGAAAACTCCTCGGAAAAACGCATGCTCGCGCGCCTGCAACAGAATGAAAAGCTGATTACCGTGGGCAAGCTTGCAGCGGGACTGGCGCATGAAATCAACAACCCGCTGGGAATCATCCTCTGCTACGCCGAACTGCTGCGTTCCGCGGCCTCGACCGATCAGAGCAAGGCCGATGTAGAAATCATCATCAATCACACCAAGCAGGCCCAGCGCGTCCTGCAGGACCTGTTGAACTT is part of the Desulfovibrio ferrophilus genome and harbors:
- a CDS encoding c-type heme family protein, with amino-acid sequence MKVAKPKTIQTKFLLGLAAIALGGGLIFSFGLYFHLRGLLESEVAHKAELILSQVEAVRRYVRETLRPVMYGLLPEDEFIIEAMSTSYISRKVMENVDSGEDPFTYRRVSIDARNPQFEATEREATLVRYFQDHPKALEISRFETIEGLQYYLIARPVRFGKSCMNCHGEPADAPAVLIERYGDRNGFGRIEGSVGGVTSVIMPVGSALSRIRGATLGYVLMAIFGTFICFAVVNILFNRVVIQSLRGVLDAFPRYFGKQAHQTLFSRLDAMGEEGDEIDEIQRSVEELASNLSTARSELEKYAKNLEGMVEERTKELSLEAMERRSDVLLFVGLLDGLNQSQTRRELIETALPKIGERYRAREAAFVCTLASQNSYSWPVKNIRPQLPEDWPSILAESRPVFTYDTALIPVQPNDTALEGYLILRWDEDTGEEPGQMRDVLIALGRQLGIAMENINALDNLLRQNDVLASIFEGIADPLLLMDGACNIIIANQAARALAQYENIPAKDVDILLARMLGIDPAKGKACPLRQVLEDGTPKSYETELLAGRSFALNIYPVPGSKDRGGRAVIYVRENSSEKRMLARLQQNEKLITVGKLAAGLAHEINNPLGIILCYAELLRSAASTDQSKADVEIIINHTKQAQRVLQDLLNFARPRKATKGPCDPLTVITTLCEVFSVQAEKRGASIKLDLPQSLPRVNIGPESLEQIISNLLLNAIDACGDDQASCSINVSASEIQETDEVVITIRDNGPGIAPHDLPRIFDPFFTTKEVGKGSGLGLAVVYGLMQQVGGRIDVDNADGAVFTLTLPAKNQGDNHLE